In the Perca flavescens isolate YP-PL-M2 chromosome 10, PFLA_1.0, whole genome shotgun sequence genome, CCGAGTTACAATTTTATGGTACTAAATGTGTCCTCAGTTCTTTCTTTACAAGAGTTTGTATGTGGTCTCTGGCATTCATCAATGTTAACGTTGCAGGTTAGGGTTAGCTTGGACCTTTAGCTCAAACCAATAGTGGCACAGTGCTAATAGAAACACAAAGGCTGCATTGATTTGGACATGTGGCTTCAGTAAACGGTGAGATGATGAAATACCATCTAAAAAGGAGTCCAGTTTGAGTAATACACCCATGAGTTTGAAGGCTTATCAGATgtcaaaacattacacagcggcattgaagaaaaaaaaaaaaaaaaaattcatagtttTTCAGTATAATTTAGATAATATCTACTGTATCAGATTCACAAGAATAGGGAACACATTTCTGataatttttttctaaataaaagtaTACAGTGGAAAGTGACTAACTGAGCTTggttatgttaaaaaaaaaaaagcaggtaaAACGTGCTCACAATCTGCTGAGGATTGGGGACGTTTTTCAAAGAGCTCCAGAGAACCTTTCCTTGGAGGCTTTCTGCTGCTTCACACTGATGCTCAGAAACAATGAGGAGGTTCTCACCTGTTTATTGGGACCCGTGTAGATGCAGGAGACATGTGTCCCCTCACAGGACCTTTATCATCTTTCTCAAAATAGAACCAgtctgaaaaaggaaatcaCAGAATCACCGGTGATCAACACATTCCATAACGAGCAAGACTTCCTTAAAATCTGTATGCTGCAGGCAGGCCAAAAGCCATACCAGTTTGTTGTTGTAGTGCCTGACCTGGTGACATAAAACTCATCTGTCCTGTTTCAGTGTCTCAGGATGCATCTGGTCAGGGTCAGTCAATCAGGAGCCAAAAGAGGAAGCGGTCGATAGATACCAGCAAGTGTAAAGCCAAGCCAGGGATCGTTGAGGAACCAAATAGAGGAAGCAATGTAAGACTCACAGGAGAGTCAAAGAATGCAGTGACAGTGGAGATGAAAGTTTAGTGGGAAGTGATAGTGCAAGCAAGGCAGAGCGTACGAGATGACCAGTTCAGGCTGACTCACCGTAGGTCTTCTCCCGAGTTCCTCGTCTGTCCTTGGGCACATGAACTCTGACCCGTCCTCTTATGGAGCCCATCTCCTCGCCTCTGTGACTCAAAAATGTCTCAAACTGCTCCGACGCACCAGTGAGTGAGCGCAGAGCCACACAGCATTCACCTatgaaaaaagattttaaaagatTCTTCATTAGATCAATAAGACATCTCACGCTGAAACAAAGTGGGGAGTGCAACCTATCCATCCAGATAGTTCCAGCATGATTTCCACAGACCTTGACACTGACTGTAGTTCAACTACAATAAAGGTCAATTGCATTTGATTTGGAGAAAATTGTTATATATAACACTCAGTTTAGTGCCTCAAAATACAGTAATCCATGCACTTTGTTGTGAACATTTTCTGCCTTTTGCATCGAGATGAAAAAACTGTGAAACTGTTCACAAATTGATGTGTCATCTCCAAAGTGATGTTTTATGCAATTTTTTGATAAACTGAAATCTGCAAACCGTATCAACACATAATGAAACTATCTGGATTAGTAGATAGCAATGTGATAAgagtttacaataaaaaaacaaaacaatttcatGTTTTTGGATAAACTGTCATTCTAAGGGCACTCATTAGCCAACCTAGAGGGACATTATGAATGAAGGACTAAATTAGACTAAATAAATTTGTCCTGTGACCAACCGTATGACTCAAACCCGTCACATGACTTGACAGACAACAGCAGGTGCTGATCCTGAAGATAATCCATGTCAGACATAATTGGAAGAAGCTatgacagacacaaacaaatcacAAGTTCAGAATTtgacttaaaaaacaaacaatattttcAGCCATGCCCAAATGAGCCTCTAACCTTTGGCAGTTGTTTGAAGGACCAGCCAAGTTTGAGAAACCTGGGAACATCCCAACTCTGCGAGTCATTCTCATTTGAGCGTCGTGTCTCTGCAAAGAAAGACATTAACTACTCTTTTTCCTCTGTGCTGCAAAATGGCTTCATATGAAATGTCTTTTTCATGTGGCACCATACCTTCAAGGCAAGACGAATTAAATTCAATAAAGAACTTTGCCTTGCTTGCCGTCTTCACAATGGCCTCAATGCCTTCGAGCTCTATCCAGGCCCTCTCCATGCTTGAATTTGTATCTGTGCGAGACAAATGCATGACAATGCTTTTCACTTAATGAAGGGATTCAGTCCTATTCCATCTTGAAGGGTCACAATGACAGCACCTGTTTTGGAGCTGAACTGTGAGGTCACTCCCACTTGGAACGTGGCAAAAACAGGTGAGTGATCACTTGTGAAGATGTCATCTGGGCAACCTGGTGAGAGACAAATCCATCCTATTACTTTATTATTAGACATGCAATAACAACACTAAATATCactaaaaatgtattgtgaggCTGATGAATGGTCAGCGATATTTCACAAGATGTGACAAAAGAGTGATTTAGGAGACAAAAAGTAGTTTTGCTACTCCACAGTATCTGTTATGTTTTAATAGTTTGCTGAGGTTAGTCAGACAGAAGCTCGGGCAGAATGAAAGGAAATGACTGTGTTTCTTTATGGACCATAGACCAGGATGTAGGGGCCGACGGTTTCTGTTCTCATTTCGCAGTggtacaaatgaaaaaaaaaaatgaccacaGATATCTAATTTGAGAATGCTGCATCAAACCCTTTGGCTATGTCAAGACTTAAACACCGACATCTCTGTGCTGctcttacatacatacatactgtacatacagacatacatacattttgtttatgCCTTATTTAACGGTTTACCTTTCTACTTTTGAatttaatcctttttttttaatctccagaTCTTACCATAGGCAGTGCAGATCATGTGCGTCTCTGGGTAGGACTTCCACAGAATCCTATCACACCATGATGGAACATTCACTCGCACCTAAAGAAACATATTCAGGTATAAATCAACAACATATTGTACAACAAATTAATTTGCCATATAGAAACTGTATGCAGTGAAGAATGCCTTCATTCCTGTTATGCCAGAGGTTCCATTTTTAGACTGTGGGTTAATGCTTGACCTCCTATGTTAGTGGTCATGGCAGCTGCTGTCAGTCACATATCCCTACAGACCCCTTAAATAGGATTAAGTTACACGTAAAAATATCTTAAGAAGTGAGTCAACTGTATATTTAGAATGCTTCTAGGGTCTTTTCTTTATAGTTCTGCTTTGCCATACTGCAGTCATCAAGTCactcttaaaaaagaacaatctagacacgtcactaatgagcaactataggccgatatcaaaccttccatttttaagtaaaatcactGAAAAAACAGTTTCTCAACAACTCAAACTTTTCTtgtcactaaacaacagttttgatgccttccagtcggGTTTTTGACCAcatcacagcactgagacagctcttgttaaagtctttaatgacatccacttaaacacagatagagGCAAAATTTCattcttagtattacttgatctcagtgatGCATTTGATACGGTCGACCAAGACATATTACTAGACCAACTGCAAAACTGGGTTGGCacttctggctcagtactaaagtggtttgagtcttatttaaagaatagggaatactttgtgtctatagggaattatacatctgagcatcagtgttgccacagttactttgaaaaagtaacttagttactttacagattacttgattttaaaagtagtttagttactttacagattacttgattttaaaagtaacgaagttagattacaagttactttattagttacatgcagcagctgccgacaacacccccacagcctcaacataaaaatgacaaccggtttactgtgaggcagctcggcgttgccagtagtaggatctggtttattatggcacgaaagagagcgagtcaaccgtgtttaagggcagcatttccgctacaacataggcctactgcccgaccaacttcttcaactctcccccacttactggttttgcaccgaagtccagcttttgttgtttgggtggtgggggacctcctctctgcttcgtaagtttgactgcagcgctgcgactccaaatgtttcttcaaatttgacgtagttgccaccagcacagagtgtacaacgaaccttaatattgccgtctttagctgacacaaactctatagtaatatataatgactgtatttccagctagaaaacgcgcatctctctcgtccctccattgttgtttacatttgtgtcgctgcgtggtacacgtgaactgtccacatgctgaaaacgtgacttgtcgcatacctgacttcactccccgagacgcaagaagaaagcaaaaatatatatttttactaaggaaaatgacaaatagtaatgcacagtgacttggataagtaactttaatctgattactggtttggaaatagtaacgcgttagattactcgttactgaaaaaagtgctcagattagagtaacgtgTAACGCGTTACGTGTCATCACtgctgagcatacaaatatgacgtgcggagttccccaaggctcagttctggggcctctcctgtttaacatctacatgcttccactggctcaaattatggaaaacaataaaatcagttaccatagttatgtggatgacacacaaatttatatAACCTTATCGCCCAGGGGACTATACTCCAATACAACAActaagtgcattgaacaaattaacgactggatgtgccagaattttcttaaattaaatgacgaaaaaactgaggtggttgtttttggagcaaaagaggaacgattaaaagtcagcactcagcttccaacgacaatgttaaaaacaacagacaaagccagaactcttggtgtagtcatggactcagacctgaattttaacagccacattaagacaattacaaagtcagcctattaccaccttaaaaatatatcaaaggttaaaggacttatgtctcagcaggatttggaaaaacttgtccatgcttttatcttcagtagacttgactactgcaacggtgtctttacaggtctccctaaaaaatcaatcagtcctcactaagaccaagaaagtggatcacatcactccagtactgaagtctctccactggcttccagtgcctcagagaattgatttcaaaaatacttttgctggtttataaatcactaaacggtttagggccgaaatacatttctgatctgctactacactatgacccctcagacctctcaggtcgtctgggacaggtctacttgttgtccccagagtcagaactaaacagggggaagcagcattcagtttttatgctccacatatctggaacaaactcccagaaaactgcaggtccgcagCAACTCggagttcttttaaatcaaagctaaagacctatcttttgatgttgcctttctttgttatactgaagttgcattgatgacactgtatgacactcagtaactgctctttaatgtttaatttcttatactacactgtaacttttattcgcATATTTTATCTCTCCcttctttaaattcttatactgcacagTCAATTTTTTTCTTGtcgtttaatgttttaatttgtttttaaatcgttttctaactgctctttgatgttttatgtaaagcactttgaattgccttgttgctgaaatgtgctatacaaataaagctgccttgccttgccttgcctttgcTGGTACAGTATGTATCACAAATTGAGCATCAGAgtctaaaatataataaaccTATTTCAACAATGTCATTCAGAAAAATGATTAAGGCCGTGGTTACACTTGCCTTTTAATGCGACTTTTCAGATGTGCTGGATCGGAACTTGTCCGCATATGGGTCCACACTTGACACTTCAATGTGACCTGCCTGATCGTATAGTGATCGGATATATTTCCGAGTGAATATAACGTAATTGCATGCATCCCAAATGGTACTTGGTGCAAGAGAGAGCGttctttgtttctttatacatatttcctttattttgtaaAGGTGGCAGGGACCGTACGAAAAGCGCTTTGTAGAGAGAGCAGCGGAGACAGTGGGTCCCTGCTGTGCTCCAGCCCCTTGTTTTTATTAATGACTAGCTACGAACAACGCTCCACTAATACCGTAATAAACACATATTTCCAATTAATTCCTCATGATAACAATTCCCCATTACTTTGAAATTTAAAAGTTTTTATAGCGAAGCAgcaaaatgtaggaaatgttGGGTTTTCATCAgtagtaacttaacacaactTCTACAATAGTAAAATAAAGTCAATATCTGAAAGTACAAACAGGACGTAGAAGACATATGCATTATGCAAAACTTCTCAGTTCAGAGAGCAGCCCCGGTTCCCTTTGCTCTCGCTCAGGAGAGGAACTCCCGTGAAACTGGGTGATGACACAAGATCTCATatgtccaatgtgtaggaatttctcccatctagcgttgagatcatatatcgcaattgactctctcgcaccacgcagttcaaagtacgtattatggtacgctacggtagccttcacgcttcaaaaagccgggcGAAGAAGAGGACTCACGTTcatgaaatttggattttgaatacgtattgtcctccacgtttccttcttcaaacttgccggggccgggaagctacaatacccattagcagcattagcagcacctgtaagtttatcatgtgacagcgaaaacgcgaaaggcggagcagtatgtcctgtatgtcccttaccagttaacgtatttcaagatggcgcatgaatatggagcgtctacctaTGCGTctcatatactgtctatgatgcGTCTACAcgagttcatgcaaatgcaattgtaaaatttcaagccaaacggaatacttggaattgatggtggatgtgaatattcatgaaaaggataagtttgtgaacgggcaacacagattttgataatgaacaactaaacacgtcacacactggacctttaacctATTTTTTCTTTGGGGAGCATAAGTCATTCATGAACTCTCTCCAGCTGGTTCGGTGTTGGGCGGTCTTCTCTGCATCCTTCCAGGATGATGTTGTTTCAGATGACACGAGACCTACGTTTGAGTTTAAGTGTAACGGCCTGAGACACAAACTAAGATGATGAGGTGCCCTTAATGTGAAGGATAACaaatgcaatatatatatatatatataaaatattataaaatatataaaatatgagatatatatatatatatatatatatatatatatatatatatatatcatattttataatattttataatattatataattaatataaacaggactaagagtctacagtaATGGTAGTGGCTCTGAGAGGCTGTTCCTAGATCTCCAAAGTCTTTAGGATACATTGTCTGGGACCAGTCTAGTCTAGTCTAGTCTAGACAGAAGTGGTGAATAGACCAACAAACCAACAGAGTCATGGCTAAAAACCTTGATGAAGTTATTGAAGTATTGATGGTGCGTGTCCAAACATTTCTGGTGGCTACTCAGAGGTGTGTATATCCTCCATACTGCAGGAGGAGTTTTTATTTGCACATCATCTGTTTTTTCTGAGCTGCCTTTGTGTAACAAGAAATGACTTACTCCTGAAGTCTTGTACTTTTGCCACAGGTAGCAGTCTCTAGAGCCCCGTTCATATCGATAGGTGGGTGGAAATGTAATCTTCTCTTCCTCTTAACCACGATAAACAGAGAAAAGTGCAGTGTGAGGTAAGCAAAGGTAGAGCCGAATCATAATAAATTGGTATTTATTTAATATCATTCAttttgtaattgtaaaataGCCTTAAAGTGCATTTACAATAACTGTCAGATGATATAGCTTTCAATGCAGAACAAAGCCAATTGCAAACTGAAACTCACTGAAATTGAGAAAGGACTTCCTCTTGTGTCTCTCTCGGGTCAGCTGGTCTGCACACATGAGCTCCTCAAACTCTCTCTTAGATACATGTTTCAGTATGTCCTGGAGTCAGTGAGGACCAGAAAGAAGCAGTAACATCAATGTCTGGGCATTTTTTCAATTGACCATCAACACTTAAAAAAGAGCAATGAATAATAAAGAAATCGGTCCGACCTGTACATCCAAGTCGAGTCTGTAGTTGAGGTCTCCACACCATAAGAGATGGGTGAAGCGCAGGCTGATGTCGAAGGCACTGAGCTGTTTGTCGCCCAGAGAAAGCAGTCTGAGGATGTCCACAAAGTTCTGGTTCCTcctaaaaataatgtacattacaAGAGACAATTCTAAATCTTTCTTATACTGCTTAGCAATGAAACAGGAGCACACAAATTTGGTATTACACGTATGTATCCACGCAATGTACCTCAGGACTTTCTCACTTCCAGAGGTCAGGTGGCAGTTGACAAACCCAAAAGATGTTCCGTTGAAGAGGAAGGAGACCCCAACAGCTCCCTTGTTTCCTGAAAACAGAAACACTCAACCTCAAACCTCCAGGTTAATAAACACAAATCTTGGTTCTTGTTAATTGTGCACTATTATTTCTGGCTGGCAGCCATGATACTGTACATTCTGTACATTCATCTGTAAATTCATCTGTATTtgctttgtgtgtatttgtgatggTGAGATCATGCAGTGCAGCCTCTACCTAATGTGTTTCCCAATCCAGTCTTCACACTGGCTGTGTTCACATGGCTGATGCGACTTTCGTGCTCCGGCTTCACAAACACAGCCAGCCTTATATTCCAGAGTGACTGTACTGCCACCTACAGGACAATGCGCCACATAACTTGTTGTTGGTGACAAGAACAGTTTCCAACTAGTCAAAGAACACATAATTACAGATTTCTGAAATTATTTGACCCATTTCTATAAAGTCAGGCTCAAATTCAGTTAACACAGCCACTGACACAGATGCTCATTATGCAAAAGAGCAAGATGAAGTGTtgctttaatttttatttacaaCGTTGGAAATACAAATATTGACATCAAAACTATAATCtatcattaatttttttttataaattttttgtATAAATATATTCCCAAAATAACGCTGACAAAATATCAGAAACTGTCACAATCCTTCCTATAATCTGAGATGCTGCTGAAATAttatagcctgacaagccagaccctggctgctgctagggtgcatctagatttctaggctagaaaCATTATCCTGTTTGTGTGTTCCTTCACACTTAATATATACTTTCTACCACTTGTAACATCTCAAGGTTTTACTTGAGAGTGGATGCCCTTTGAAATGCTGAATAACGTGTTTTCATCTTTTCCAATGTACAATACTAGAAAATGAATAAGGCACTGATTGACATAAGTTAAAATACAAGCTTTGTAAGACTAAAATGCAAGGAGTCCTAAAAggctttatacaacttttttCACATATGCGGTAGTTCTCCCCATGACCTGTTTTGATGCATAACAGTGGTGCAGTCCCTCTTTAATTTTTCTGGGCATGTAAATTTGTGAATCTTTCTTTTGTGAAAATATGGTAGCTTTATGGATAATGCACCTATATAGCATAAGTATCACCACtttaggttaaaaaaagaaagaaaattacTTGTTTAAAGTCGATTTGAGTGTAGCTGCGAAGGGTTGCTTTTATATGTTCTGTCCATTCTCTCTCCCCCTGAGGGTTTTCCTGAGTCCCCAAAGCATAGATGTCGTGAGGGAGCAAGGCAGTCGAGTCATCAGGGGTGTGCCCCAAACCGCAGCAGGTCACCCACGACTGCAGGCTGCGAGGTGGAGGGGAACCGCCTgtgcacacaaaacaacacaataaataataatctttTTAATAGTTTCTTTTTTGCCTTTAATTCAACTTCTGTTGCCTGACAGTGAAAGAgaccatcgctacatttatggttACCCATGTTCCAGGTGCCAACAAACACAGAGATCACGTCAGGGTCCCTCAGCTGAGAGTGCCTGGTTTTCATCAGCTGGAGGAGTTGGCAGAAGGCATGACATTTCTGAAAGAGATGAGAGCCACTTAGTGAATTATAGGAAAGGAAACCGTGGATTCCAGGTAATAATAAAGACAATCCTTTTTCTTTACCCGTGCACTCTCAAACGTCATCTCCCGTGGTGTGTTGTTGTGGCTGTCAACCACCATGCGTACCTTGGCCGGACTGCTCTGGAACTTGACAATCTGAAGGACTGATACACAGGTAACATGACAGCAGATAATTATACACTATATCTGCAAGCAAGAGAAATGTTTTAGGCACTAAAAAGTAAATATTGTCTTACTTCTGTCATGTGAGACCCTCTCTATACCAAATGAACCAGCCTTCCTGTCAAAGAGCAGCACTCCTGTGTCCACATCCACAGAAACCGTCTGTCTGCCATACCTCACCATCTTCACCTGGACGCACAAAGACAAACAGCTGTTAATACATTTACATAGTCAGAGATCAGTTGTATGATTTGTCTTATCCCATGTCATACATgatgaaaagagatacaaattTAACTTTTTCAACCTGATTTACCTGAAAGGAGTGGACTGGCAGTTGTCTGGCATGGTTCTTGACAGATGTAACGTTGGTGGGTGTTGGTTCAGGAGGGGGTGGGTTCGACTGCACTGCCAGATTGTGACTGGTCACTGCATCTTGTAATGCTTTTAGTACCTTTTGGAGCAGAGAATGTGCAGTGTTACAATCTAACCAGTGCTGTCATCACAAACAAGactggtttgtttttttaatctgtcaTTGTGAAAACATCATCATTCAACAACCACTAAAAGTTACAAGACTGTGAGCGTAATCACTCAAGAATCTTGCCATGATAAAGAAAAACCACAAATAGATAACTTTGTGCAATTTCACAAacatacctttttttccaaTGAAGAAAGGAGGCTGACCAAAGCTGAAATCTTACACAAAAGGCTGTCTATTTCCATCTCTGGGCCCTTGTTCCAAAAAGTACAAGATGAAAAGGTGCAAGGAGTTAATGAATTATGTATAAGAACGCACCTGTTAGCCCTTCAGTACTGGGTTACCATTTGAGAAATTACAGTTAGTTAAAGCTCTTCGGAAAGTATGTTGCATGGTTTGTACTGTACCTGTGCTTTGGTGTGTGTTAAAGAGCAGCTAGGATGGTCGAAGACCTTGGCCAGGGTTTCCAGACTTGAGAGAGTCAGCTCAATCTCACTGTCGATCAGACCAATACACAACATTTGTTTAATGACCATACCAttcatttacatacattttagtGTAGGGCATCTACTGcatatatttaataaaaatatgCAGAATTATCAGTGTACTGCATCGTAATAGTCCGTACACCAGTTTTTACGTACAGTTCATAGTTAACAATAAAAGCATGCAAACCTGTTTAAACCTTGGCATGCAGTACCAAGAGTACGCCTGAGGTGGCAGAGAGTTGTTGCGCCTTTGTGCACATTCTCAATGTCAAGAGGCAGCTCAGTGAAGAGGTAGTCATTAAGTAGAGCGATCAGCTCACCAGCAGTACTGTAAACAGGGTAAAACAGGCAAACTTCAGCTGTGAAgctatgcaaaacatttttgctTTCTGGACATTCCAGTCATTATATCTCCTAGCAAAAACCACAGAGCAGATACTATACATCAGTACTGTTTATTAATAGgccaaaaaaaagtatttcagtGTTTCGCATGTTGCTTTCTCATTGCTTGATTGCCAACAGGTGCAtatttaaatgagaaaatgttCTGAACATAACAGATGGCTGACATTGAAgttatagtgcatagtttctgtccccatcatgaggaattctaagtaatgacaacaaaacacgtcagcacgtccacatgatacaagccttacgtgatcaCGCATGCACCCCAACCCCTCCTCccttgctagtagccaaggaggaaacggattaaaaaacatgatggacacTTCAGAAGAGATAATTATCTAAACTTGAGTTTCTGCACAGGAAAGTCActggacgccacaatcttctgaacaaagccatactgagaaatacagagagagttgtgtggtagtcttaattagcttcgtagcaactcatttggcaatggcttgaatgacgtttattaatattaaaacattacacactaaagctttaatgtgaCACTATAAATCACCTCAAGTCAATAAACAGTCACATCTATAAATGGATCTGCTATTGTCGCACAGAAAAAGCAGCTGTCGAATAGAACATATATGTTAAGAAAAGCTACACATGCAGCATAGAAAGGCACTATGCCTACCTAGTTTTGGTAATAAGGCTAGATAATCATACCTGGATGTGTTCAGCTCCTGCAACTTATCCAGGAATAGGGCATGAGGGGCTGGTTTAGCTGGTGGTCCTGTGAAAGGCACTGTGTTGACAGAGACTGGAACTAGAGGGGGCTTCTCATCATCTGTGCAggcattaaaacataaaatcaaacatcaataataataataatgataaggGGCAGACATTATAAGTTTTACTtctttctgctcattttcattcatgttaaatgctgttgttgcatttgttttaaatgaatgaaataaataaaggaaaaaaaaattcagccCTGAAAGGAGCACACCTTTTTATTAGGTAtgtattatgttattatgtATGCACTTGTACATGTATTTAAGTGTTGGATGATTTGTTGTGATAACAGCTAGTGGGCCCACCTGAGCTCTCATCCCCAGTGTCTGTATCACGGGGAACAGCATAGAGCAGAGGAGTGACCAGGCCCTTGTGGGGATGCTGGTACCCCAACACCAGGTCCTCCAGTGTCCGGAAACAGTTTACCTGCACCCCCTGTGTTGTCTGTGAGAggtatgcacgcacgcacgcacgcacgcacgcacgcacgcacgcacgcacgcacgcacgcacgcacgcacgcacgcacacacgcacacacacacacacacacacacacacacacacac is a window encoding:
- the inppl1b gene encoding inositol polyphosphate phosphatase-like 1b; its protein translation is MATAAWYHRDISRVHAEDLLARAGRDGSYLVRDSESVPGAYALCLLFQRHVHTYRILPDADGLLAVQTTQGVQVNCFRTLEDLVLGYQHPHKGLVTPLLYAVPRDTDTGDESSDDEKPPLVPVSVNTVPFTGPPAKPAPHALFLDKLQELNTSSTAGELIALLNDYLFTELPLDIENVHKGATTLCHLRRTLGTACQGLNSEIELTLSSLETLAKVFDHPSCSLTHTKAQGPEMEIDSLLCKISALVSLLSSLEKKVLKALQDAVTSHNLAVQSNPPPPEPTPTNVTSVKNHARQLPVHSFQVKMVRYGRQTVSVDVDTGVLLFDRKAGSFGIERVSHDRILQIVKFQSSPAKVRMVVDSHNNTPREMTFESARKCHAFCQLLQLMKTRHSQLRDPDVISVFVGTWNMGGSPPPRSLQSWVTCCGLGHTPDDSTALLPHDIYALGTQENPQGEREWTEHIKATLRSYTQIDFKQVAVQSLWNIRLAVFVKPEHESRISHVNTASVKTGLGNTLGNKGAVGVSFLFNGTSFGFVNCHLTSGSEKVLRRNQNFVDILRLLSLGDKQLSAFDISLRFTHLLWCGDLNYRLDLDVQDILKHVSKREFEELMCADQLTRERHKRKSFLNFKEEKITFPPTYRYERGSRDCYLWQKYKTSGVRVNVPSWCDRILWKSYPETHMICTAYGCPDDIFTSDHSPVFATFQVGVTSQFSSKTDTNSSMERAWIELEGIEAIVKTASKAKFFIEFNSSCLEETRRSNENDSQSWDVPRFLKLGWSFKQLPKLLPIMSDMDYLQDQHLLLSVKSCDGFESYGECCVALRSLTGASEQFETFLSHRGEEMGSIRGRVRVHVPKDRRGTREKTYDWFYFEKDDKGPVRGHMSPASTRVPINRSLAAPPKLTPSSYTNPAYFIFEGVSVARRVEEALPQRRDPQVIWSGNEALQLPKISGRQGFDKRPCRRSDFTEIEIPAVLPQYTPTNDLHTPQTNSSYQLFPAKNPSPLPPTSSNAMSQYQEQSSQPRDKYQGKKVVQDSILPEKNLRNLYMNHSAIIREKARRDQHQLLPERTNPIRAAKAPSAFPYIPTHIAHSQVSVPWMVDQQPPGPTGDNSLTALQMAKSLSEVDFFPTEQRGPSILNQRPSYRNGPSTHGDRGYSWEKEVSVLQGAPETVRELLSALGLQKYTLGLSLNGWDDLDYFSGITEEDLRAAGVTNPSHRRKILENLPRNWN